A single genomic interval of Aegicerativicinus sediminis harbors:
- a CDS encoding sensor histidine kinase: MIFRNFIVALGWRVLLLTISVFGLTYGILENRVYFIVTGSLVFLFAFFGLFRFMRRYFREVNDFFEAVKYRDFSTWFSENHGSNERRQLHRGFNLINKTIKRINSERQAQYLYLQKILEMVDVGIIAFEQRSGDVLWVNESFLNLVDFPRFKNISFVKSRREEQYNRLFLATHNQANPITLNIREETIKVLVSDSIFKIDDSSIKLIVVQNVEATLNKTEDEAWKKLLSVMTHEIMNSIAPISSLADTLHNSIEANIEHPKEQHLDLEDINSGILSIKKRSEGLMKFAQTYRSLNKKTQLILSEVSSKELFQNIESLMAPTLQQKGIATSFKSPQPDILFNIDIYLMEQVLINLILNAMESFETVEDAKISISAERLSTGNNVIKVFDNGKGIPNEIIENIFVPFFSSKKTGSGIGLSLCKQIMTLHNGKIQVKSIVGKGTVFRLIFKPHTISY; encoded by the coding sequence ATGATCTTTAGGAATTTTATTGTAGCCTTAGGTTGGCGGGTCTTATTATTAACCATTAGTGTTTTTGGTTTAACCTATGGTATACTTGAAAATCGAGTGTATTTTATAGTGACTGGTTCGCTTGTTTTTCTCTTTGCATTTTTCGGACTTTTTAGATTTATGCGTCGGTATTTTAGGGAAGTAAACGATTTTTTCGAAGCTGTAAAATATCGGGATTTTTCGACATGGTTTAGCGAAAATCACGGATCTAATGAGCGCAGACAACTACATCGAGGCTTTAATTTGATAAATAAGACCATTAAGCGCATCAATAGTGAGAGACAAGCCCAATACTTGTATTTGCAGAAGATTTTAGAAATGGTAGATGTGGGTATCATCGCATTCGAACAACGTTCTGGCGATGTTCTATGGGTGAATGAATCTTTCTTGAATCTGGTGGATTTCCCTCGCTTTAAAAACATCAGTTTTGTAAAGTCAAGAAGGGAGGAACAATACAATAGACTTTTTCTTGCCACCCATAACCAGGCAAACCCGATTACCTTAAATATTCGGGAAGAAACCATAAAAGTATTAGTGTCTGATTCTATTTTTAAGATTGATGATAGCTCCATTAAATTAATTGTGGTTCAAAATGTCGAGGCAACCCTGAATAAAACTGAGGACGAGGCTTGGAAAAAATTATTGAGTGTAATGACGCATGAAATTATGAATAGTATAGCCCCTATATCTTCTTTAGCGGATACCTTACACAATTCAATCGAAGCAAATATTGAACATCCAAAAGAGCAACATTTAGATTTAGAGGATATTAATTCGGGTATTCTTAGTATTAAAAAACGTAGTGAGGGTCTAATGAAATTTGCCCAAACTTATCGCAGCCTTAATAAAAAGACCCAATTAATTCTATCAGAAGTGAGTTCTAAAGAATTGTTCCAGAATATTGAATCTCTTATGGCTCCTACGCTTCAGCAAAAGGGTATTGCAACTAGTTTTAAGTCGCCTCAACCCGATATTCTATTCAATATTGATATTTATTTGATGGAGCAGGTGCTCATCAATTTAATTTTGAATGCAATGGAGTCTTTTGAAACGGTTGAAGACGCTAAAATTTCAATATCGGCTGAACGTCTTTCTACTGGAAATAATGTAATTAAGGTCTTCGATAATGGTAAGGGAATACCAAATGAAATCATTGAGAATATTTTTGTGCCATTCTTTAGTTCAAAGAAAACTGGAAGTGGTATTGGCCTGAGCCTCTGCAAACAGATTATGACACTTCATAATGGAAAAATCCAAGTTAAGAGTATAGTAGGTAAGGGCACTGTATTTAGATTAATCTTTAAACCGCACACGATTTCGTACTAA
- a CDS encoding glycoside hydrolase family 32 protein — protein MLYRSLAIFLWLTIFLSCRQETGNIESLKEPSLDSLDYNEKFRPQFHFSPPTHWMNDPNGLVYNNGYYHLFYQYYPEDIVWGPMHWGHARSKDLLHWENRAIALYPDSLGYIFSGSAVVDKTNSTGFGTNENPPLVAMYTYHLDKGAKAGRHDFQTQGIAYSLDNGETWTKFEGNPVVPNSGIHDFRDPKVFWHEEMQKWVLILVAGDHAIFYQSDNLKNWQETGRFGKNAGAHGGVWECPDLFKLPVSNSDEAKWVLLISINPGGPNQGSATQYFIGDFDGKTFTPEHNDIRWVDFGRDNYAGITYNNEPNNERIFIGWMSNWDYGQQTPTTTWRSSMTVPRELSLEKIGEHVYLKNYPVSQFQTLTAEEKVVLTSVQDSIISFERSDFEGVEISFQLNLDGDSEIALGTENYKTIFGFKKETNEFYVDRSNSGQIDFADNFANPLITSPNITDKNNVKLKILVDRASIELFIDGGLVVLTNQVFPSSIYDQFFITEGIDAIENLKISTIKSVWHEE, from the coding sequence ATGCTTTATCGTTCATTGGCCATTTTCCTATGGCTTACAATCTTTTTATCCTGTAGGCAAGAGACAGGAAATATTGAGAGTTTAAAGGAGCCTTCCTTGGATTCCCTTGATTATAATGAAAAATTTCGCCCCCAATTTCATTTTTCTCCACCGACACATTGGATGAATGATCCTAATGGATTGGTTTACAATAATGGATACTATCATCTTTTCTACCAATATTATCCGGAAGATATCGTTTGGGGGCCAATGCATTGGGGTCATGCTCGAAGTAAGGATTTATTGCATTGGGAAAATAGGGCGATTGCATTATACCCTGATAGCCTCGGGTATATTTTCTCGGGCAGCGCGGTAGTAGATAAAACAAATTCGACCGGATTTGGAACGAATGAAAATCCACCTCTAGTGGCAATGTATACCTATCACCTAGATAAAGGAGCTAAAGCTGGCAGGCATGATTTTCAAACCCAAGGTATTGCCTATAGTTTAGACAATGGTGAAACTTGGACCAAATTTGAAGGTAATCCTGTAGTTCCAAATTCTGGCATCCATGATTTTAGAGATCCAAAGGTTTTTTGGCATGAAGAAATGCAAAAATGGGTTTTGATTTTGGTGGCTGGGGACCATGCGATATTTTATCAATCGGATAATTTAAAGAACTGGCAAGAAACAGGAAGATTTGGAAAAAATGCTGGGGCTCATGGCGGCGTATGGGAATGCCCTGATTTATTTAAACTGCCTGTTTCCAATTCGGATGAAGCGAAATGGGTTTTATTAATCAGCATAAATCCTGGAGGGCCAAATCAAGGAAGTGCTACCCAGTATTTCATCGGAGATTTTGATGGTAAAACCTTTACTCCAGAACATAATGATATTCGTTGGGTTGACTTTGGTAGGGATAATTATGCAGGCATAACCTATAACAATGAGCCAAATAATGAAAGAATTTTTATTGGATGGATGAGTAATTGGGATTATGGGCAGCAAACTCCCACCACAACTTGGAGAAGTTCAATGACGGTTCCACGTGAATTATCGCTCGAAAAAATAGGTGAACATGTATATTTGAAAAACTACCCTGTTTCTCAATTCCAAACATTAACTGCCGAAGAAAAAGTAGTGTTAACCTCGGTCCAAGACTCCATTATTTCTTTTGAGAGATCAGATTTTGAAGGTGTGGAAATTTCATTTCAATTAAATCTTGACGGCGATTCTGAAATTGCATTGGGAACTGAAAATTATAAAACCATCTTCGGTTTTAAAAAGGAAACGAATGAGTTTTATGTAGATAGAAGTAATTCAGGACAAATAGATTTTGCTGACAATTTTGCAAATCCGCTAATCACTTCTCCAAATATAACCGACAAGAATAATGTAAAGTTAAAAATTCTGGTAGATCGAGCTTCAATTGAACTATTTATCGATGGTGGTTTGGTGGTTTTAACAAATCAGGTATTCCCCAGTTCAATTTATGATCAGTTTTTTATTACCGAAGGCATTGATGCTATTGAAAATTTAAAAATCTCAACCATAAAATCTGTATGGCATGAAGAATAA
- a CDS encoding sugar porter family MFS transporter encodes MKNNLFVWSITVALAGFLFGFDTVVISGANQPIKELWNTSPIFHGTFIMSMALWGTVLGALLGHIPCDKFGRKKTLFWIGILYFVSALGSGLAADPYSFSFFRFIGGIGVGASSVAAPVYISEISNPQSRGRLVALYQFNIVFGIFIAFISNYLLKGIGGANDWRLMLGVEAIPAIFYTLLVLRVPRSPRWLALRKKDDVAALGVLSLIYSQEVANEKLSEIKLDLKDTTNTESLFKPKYRKVLWLGFFIAFFNQLSGINFVLYYAPEILERSGLVAKESLLSSISIGIVNLIFTFVGLRLIDRLGRKQLMIIGSLGYIVSLAMVGWCFYSAASSTLLLIFILVFIASHAVGQGAVIWVFISEIFPNTVRASGQSWGTGTHWVFAAIITLITPLFLDKNDGIFGENPWPIFLFFAGMMVLQLIWVLTKMPETKGVSLEALERQLVKDE; translated from the coding sequence ATGAAGAATAATTTATTTGTTTGGTCTATAACTGTTGCTCTGGCGGGCTTCTTATTCGGCTTCGATACGGTTGTTATTTCAGGAGCAAATCAGCCTATTAAAGAGCTTTGGAATACATCCCCAATTTTTCATGGAACTTTTATTATGTCGATGGCCCTTTGGGGAACCGTATTAGGCGCATTGCTTGGTCATATACCTTGTGATAAATTCGGAAGAAAGAAAACCTTGTTTTGGATTGGAATACTATACTTTGTATCGGCATTAGGCTCAGGTTTGGCTGCCGATCCTTATTCATTTTCGTTTTTTAGGTTTATTGGGGGTATTGGTGTTGGAGCATCATCTGTTGCGGCACCTGTTTACATATCCGAAATATCGAATCCACAATCACGAGGACGCTTGGTGGCGCTATATCAATTCAATATTGTATTCGGGATTTTTATAGCATTTATTTCTAATTACCTTTTGAAAGGTATTGGAGGGGCAAATGATTGGCGATTGATGTTGGGAGTGGAGGCTATCCCTGCTATTTTTTATACCCTTTTAGTTTTAAGGGTTCCAAGAAGTCCTAGATGGCTAGCTTTACGTAAAAAAGATGATGTAGCGGCCCTAGGTGTTCTTTCCCTAATTTATAGTCAAGAGGTAGCGAATGAAAAATTATCAGAGATAAAATTAGATTTAAAAGATACAACTAATACCGAGTCGCTGTTTAAACCAAAATATAGGAAAGTATTGTGGTTAGGATTTTTCATTGCTTTCTTCAATCAACTTTCTGGGATAAACTTCGTGCTATATTATGCGCCAGAAATCTTAGAACGTTCTGGATTGGTGGCCAAGGAATCCTTGTTAAGTTCCATTTCAATAGGAATAGTGAACTTGATATTTACATTTGTTGGTCTGCGACTGATTGATAGATTAGGGAGAAAACAACTTATGATTATTGGATCTCTTGGTTATATTGTCAGTTTGGCAATGGTAGGTTGGTGTTTTTATTCCGCAGCGAGTTCCACCCTTTTACTCATTTTTATATTAGTATTTATAGCTTCACATGCCGTGGGGCAAGGCGCGGTTATTTGGGTGTTCATATCAGAAATATTTCCAAATACAGTCAGGGCCTCTGGGCAATCATGGGGTACGGGTACACATTGGGTCTTTGCGGCGATTATAACTCTAATAACACCTTTGTTTTTAGATAAGAACGATGGGATATTTGGAGAGAATCCATGGCCGATATTTCTGTTTTTCGCAGGAATGATGGTTCTGCAATTAATTTGGGTTTTAACAAAAATGCCAGAAACTAAGGGTGTTTCACTTGAGGCATTAGAACGTCAATTGGTTAAAGATGAATAG
- a CDS encoding carbohydrate kinase family protein yields the protein MNRGFDLVCYGEVLWDVFPDKSVIGGAPLNVALRANSFGLTTAMISRVGSDDFGRGILNFMEERQLSTKFIQIDTKLPTGTVKVWLDKNGTASYKIMFPVAWDAIEFTNENKQLVGDSKVLVFGSLICRNEKSRDTLNSLLPYANYKVFDVNLRPPDYELPLLVELMKSSDLVKMNSEELDEISKFLNIDESDEQSVLLSLSRITSTPSICITKGEKGAILFHGNQFYEQAGFKVKVADTVGAGDSFLATLISELIIFQNSSKNSLEKACAIGSLVASKSGATPQLTLQEIALLINN from the coding sequence ATGAATAGAGGTTTTGATCTTGTTTGTTATGGAGAGGTTCTATGGGATGTTTTCCCCGATAAATCCGTAATTGGAGGAGCTCCACTAAATGTGGCTTTGAGGGCAAATTCATTTGGCTTAACAACGGCGATGATTAGCAGAGTTGGCAGTGATGATTTTGGTAGGGGTATTTTGAATTTTATGGAAGAACGCCAACTAAGCACCAAATTTATCCAAATTGATACTAAATTACCGACTGGCACCGTGAAGGTTTGGTTGGATAAAAATGGTACTGCTAGTTATAAAATAATGTTTCCTGTGGCTTGGGATGCTATAGAGTTTACTAATGAAAACAAACAGTTGGTGGGTGATAGCAAGGTTCTAGTATTCGGTAGCCTGATTTGTAGAAATGAAAAAAGTCGTGATACCCTTAATTCCTTATTGCCATATGCAAACTATAAAGTATTTGATGTTAACTTAAGGCCACCCGACTATGAACTACCTTTACTTGTAGAGTTGATGAAATCTTCAGATTTAGTGAAAATGAATTCTGAAGAATTAGATGAGATTTCAAAATTTTTAAACATAGACGAATCCGATGAACAATCTGTTTTGTTGAGCTTAAGCAGAATTACTTCAACTCCATCCATATGCATTACTAAAGGGGAGAAGGGAGCAATCCTTTTTCATGGGAATCAGTTTTATGAACAGGCTGGTTTCAAGGTGAAAGTGGCTGATACCGTAGGGGCAGGTGATTCGTTTTTGGCAACATTAATTTCAGAATTGATTATTTTTCAGAATAGCTCTAAAAATTCACTTGAAAAAGCCTGTGCAATAGGTTCTTTGGTTGCATCGAAATCTGGAGCAACTCCTCAATTAACTCTACAAGAAATAGCCTTATTGATTAATAATTAG
- a CDS encoding glycoside hydrolase family 2 TIM barrel-domain containing protein, with protein MRNLVILIFLVSFSNLQSQTRISTVLNDWKFQKGEVSNGYSPTINDGDWETVKVPHDWAIGESFELNGNGDTGKLPWKAEGWYRKHLMLDASYRGKRIFLVFDGVMAFPEVFVNGEFAGKWDYGYNSFYLDITPFIKIGEKNLIAIHADTRKHDSRWYPGGGIYRKVTLLATNPIHTKIWGNQITTPIIKPNYAEIRTISEIEIQKSTNDSLEVKHSILTKDGVSIVSNSAIKKTKKSSSDFETSILLNEPILWDTNNPYLYKMVTDVFEGGTLIDSDTTNFGVRSIKFTADDGFHLNNRRVQLKGVNLHSDLGPLGMAFNKRAMQRQLEIMKDMGANAIRTSHNVAAPELLELCDEMGLLVFNEIFDKYDGKADILDSTDFDSFAHRNIKNFIERDRNHPSVFLWSVGNEIGDVQWNINNGFKRLHTMVNYVNKYDASRDITLVCDNLKSAELRHFDYYDVHAWNYGRRYRLARQLEPNKSVIISESASTVSTRGFYEFPLPEDKTDFTKSLQISSYDLNAPEWAELADDDFMWQQDEPYIAGEFVWTGFDYLGEPTPYNNKYVNEIGYSDKEASRSSYFGIVDLVGLPKDRYYLYKSYWNPSETTIHILPHWNWPNRIGQKTPVFVYTNGDCGELFLNGKSLGKQCKKPNSNNSIERFRLMWKDVVYQPGSLKVNVFKNQNLIGTETLETVSEAESLSVLADKSTIKADGEDLSFLTIEATDSKGAPHPLATHEITIEVNGPIYIVGVGNGNPQSFDPFQSNKVKLFNGKAVVIIGTKGSKGNGQVKISATGLKSTTINLTLN; from the coding sequence ATGCGAAATCTAGTTATATTAATTTTTCTTGTTTCCTTTTCCAACCTTCAATCGCAAACAAGAATATCAACTGTTTTGAATGATTGGAAATTCCAAAAGGGGGAAGTTTCAAATGGATATTCACCAACTATAAATGATGGCGACTGGGAAACGGTAAAAGTACCGCATGACTGGGCAATTGGTGAATCATTCGAACTTAATGGAAATGGAGACACTGGAAAACTTCCTTGGAAAGCAGAAGGCTGGTATAGGAAACATTTGATGTTAGATGCGTCTTATAGGGGCAAACGAATTTTCCTAGTGTTTGATGGCGTCATGGCATTTCCGGAAGTTTTTGTTAATGGTGAATTTGCTGGTAAATGGGACTACGGCTACAATTCATTTTATTTAGACATCACTCCATTTATTAAGATCGGCGAAAAAAACCTTATTGCAATTCACGCAGATACAAGAAAACATGACAGCCGATGGTACCCTGGCGGAGGTATTTACAGAAAAGTGACCTTATTAGCCACAAATCCCATACACACCAAAATTTGGGGAAATCAAATCACCACCCCAATCATAAAACCTAATTATGCAGAGATTCGAACGATTTCTGAAATAGAAATTCAAAAAAGCACTAATGACAGTTTAGAAGTTAAACATTCGATATTAACTAAGGACGGGGTATCGATTGTCTCAAATTCAGCAATTAAGAAAACTAAAAAAAGTAGTAGCGATTTTGAAACAAGCATTCTACTTAATGAACCAATATTATGGGATACCAACAACCCTTATTTATACAAAATGGTCACAGATGTTTTTGAAGGAGGAACATTAATTGACTCAGATACCACAAATTTTGGGGTTCGATCCATAAAATTTACTGCTGACGATGGTTTTCATTTAAACAATAGACGAGTACAATTAAAAGGGGTTAACCTTCATAGCGATTTAGGGCCCTTGGGAATGGCATTCAACAAACGAGCCATGCAGCGACAGTTAGAAATAATGAAAGATATGGGTGCAAACGCCATTAGAACCAGTCATAATGTGGCCGCTCCAGAGCTATTGGAACTTTGTGATGAAATGGGACTTTTGGTTTTCAATGAGATTTTTGATAAATACGATGGCAAAGCGGATATTCTTGACAGTACAGACTTCGACAGTTTTGCTCATAGGAATATCAAAAATTTTATAGAACGAGACCGAAATCACCCATCCGTATTTTTATGGAGCGTTGGCAATGAAATCGGTGATGTGCAATGGAATATAAACAACGGCTTTAAAAGATTGCATACCATGGTAAATTATGTGAATAAATATGATGCTTCCCGAGATATAACATTGGTTTGTGATAATTTAAAAAGTGCCGAACTCAGGCATTTTGATTATTACGATGTACATGCATGGAATTATGGTAGGCGCTACCGATTGGCTCGACAGCTTGAGCCTAATAAGTCAGTTATTATTAGTGAATCTGCTTCTACAGTTTCTACAAGAGGATTTTATGAATTTCCCCTCCCTGAAGACAAAACTGATTTTACAAAATCCTTGCAAATAAGTTCATATGATTTAAATGCTCCCGAATGGGCTGAATTGGCAGATGATGATTTTATGTGGCAACAAGATGAACCTTATATAGCTGGAGAGTTTGTTTGGACAGGTTTTGACTATTTAGGCGAACCTACACCATATAATAATAAATATGTAAATGAAATTGGATACTCTGATAAAGAAGCTTCCAGAAGTTCCTATTTCGGAATTGTTGATTTGGTCGGATTGCCCAAGGACCGCTATTACCTATATAAGTCCTATTGGAATCCATCAGAGACAACGATCCATATTCTTCCCCATTGGAATTGGCCAAATAGAATTGGACAAAAAACTCCTGTTTTTGTTTATACTAATGGAGATTGCGGGGAACTATTTCTCAATGGAAAAAGTTTGGGTAAACAATGCAAAAAACCAAATTCAAACAATTCAATCGAACGATTTAGATTAATGTGGAAGGACGTAGTATACCAACCAGGAAGCCTGAAAGTAAATGTTTTTAAAAATCAAAACCTGATAGGGACTGAAACCCTTGAAACTGTTTCTGAAGCAGAAAGCTTAAGCGTATTGGCGGACAAATCCACAATTAAAGCTGATGGTGAAGATTTAAGTTTCCTAACAATTGAAGCAACAGACTCAAAGGGAGCACCCCACCCGCTTGCGACTCATGAAATTACCATTGAAGTTAATGGACCCATTTATATTGTAGGGGTTGGCAATGGCAATCCGCAATCCTTTGATCCATTTCAATCTAACAAGGTGAAATTGTTTAATGGAAAGGCGGTAGTGATAATTGGCACTAAAGGAAGCAAAGGAAATGGGCAAGTTAAAATCAGTGCAACTGGATTAAAATCTACTACCATTAATCTAACCCTCAACTAA
- a CDS encoding glycoside hydrolase family 53 protein — protein MIRILIFLLSATALINSCSSDTSNSSSGEITPPPIDSQSDFIRGVDLSYINEMEDCGAVYYNSDNNQQDPYRIFKNAGSNLIRLRLWHTPDWTSYSNLEDVKKSIGRAKNLNMPVLLDFHLSDKWADPSQQQIPKTWEYAINNTPELGQPLYNYIFETLNELGNENLLPNMVQIGNEINAMILQDGNPQWPIDWERNAFLLNEGINAVRDFSEQHNSEIEIMLHIAQPENAVWWFQQAKTAQVTDFDWIGISYYPGWSDYNLNQLGPALTSLISNYNKKLMIVETAYPYTLENIDAANNILGQDALINEYPASQQGQKDYLMQLLEVIKNAGGHGLVYWEPAWVSTDCFTLWGQGSHWDNATLFDHNNIPTLGMEFLSPTNDN, from the coding sequence ATGATTCGTATACTAATATTTCTGCTTAGCGCTACTGCCTTAATTAACTCCTGTTCTAGTGACACCAGCAACAGTTCTTCTGGAGAAATCACCCCACCACCTATCGATTCTCAAAGCGATTTTATACGAGGTGTAGATCTGTCATATATTAATGAAATGGAAGATTGCGGCGCCGTTTATTATAATTCCGACAATAATCAGCAAGACCCTTACAGGATTTTTAAAAACGCAGGTAGTAATTTGATTCGACTCCGTTTATGGCATACCCCAGATTGGACCTCGTATTCAAATTTAGAGGACGTAAAAAAATCTATCGGAAGGGCCAAGAACTTAAATATGCCTGTTTTACTGGATTTTCATTTGTCCGATAAGTGGGCAGACCCCTCACAACAACAAATACCAAAAACCTGGGAATATGCAATCAATAACACCCCAGAACTTGGCCAACCTTTATACAATTATATATTCGAAACTCTTAACGAGTTAGGAAACGAGAATTTATTGCCAAATATGGTCCAAATCGGTAACGAAATTAATGCCATGATTCTGCAAGACGGCAACCCTCAATGGCCCATTGATTGGGAAAGAAACGCATTTCTTCTCAACGAGGGTATAAATGCGGTCAGGGATTTTTCTGAACAACATAATTCGGAAATTGAAATAATGCTGCATATTGCCCAACCAGAAAATGCAGTATGGTGGTTTCAACAAGCCAAAACTGCACAGGTCACAGATTTCGATTGGATAGGAATTTCCTATTATCCTGGTTGGTCTGATTACAATTTGAACCAACTTGGCCCAGCTCTAACATCACTTATTTCCAATTACAACAAAAAATTGATGATTGTAGAAACTGCATACCCGTACACACTTGAAAACATTGATGCGGCTAACAATATTTTGGGGCAAGATGCCCTAATTAATGAGTATCCGGCCAGCCAACAAGGACAAAAAGATTATTTAATGCAATTATTGGAAGTAATAAAAAATGCAGGTGGTCATGGTTTGGTTTATTGGGAACCTGCTTGGGTTTCTACCGACTGCTTTACCTTATGGGGTCAAGGGTCTCATTGGGACAATGCCACTTTATTTGACCATAACAACATACCAACCTTAGGAATGGAATTTCTATCTCCAACAAATGATAATTAA
- a CDS encoding GntR family transcriptional regulator, which produces MKHIYVENQAGQPKYKQIVKSIEESLLNGSLRKGDKLPSINEVRDRFSLSRDTVLMAFNELKMRGIIESFSGKGYYVRSLDTDISQKIFVLFDELNAFKEDLYNAFLKSFSRDVEVDIYFHHFNIKVFEKLINESIGNYHYYVIMPANLKETCEIIRNLPNDRVYILDQFPEELKVYPSVFQDFENDTFNSLSQLHVRLKKYSQLHLIFSEEKQPQGMLRGFKKFENYTDIPLHIHYSTEDVSVKSGHAYLVIDDRDLFKLLKLAKDSGLKIGKEIGIISYNDTLYKELIEGGITTITTDFSEMGKTLAHMIKSNSKEKVINPNTLKIRNSL; this is translated from the coding sequence ATGAAACATATCTATGTTGAAAACCAAGCCGGTCAACCGAAATATAAGCAGATTGTAAAATCTATAGAAGAAAGCTTGTTGAATGGTAGCCTACGGAAAGGGGACAAATTACCCTCAATTAACGAGGTTAGGGATAGGTTTTCTCTTTCCAGGGATACGGTTTTGATGGCATTCAATGAATTAAAAATGCGTGGAATTATCGAATCGTTCTCTGGTAAAGGATATTATGTAAGAAGTTTGGATACTGATATTTCCCAAAAAATATTTGTTCTCTTTGATGAGCTTAATGCATTTAAGGAAGATTTGTACAATGCATTTTTGAAAAGTTTTTCTAGGGATGTGGAAGTGGATATTTATTTCCACCATTTTAATATCAAGGTCTTTGAAAAGTTAATTAATGAAAGTATCGGCAATTACCATTATTATGTCATTATGCCGGCTAATCTTAAAGAAACATGTGAGATCATTAGAAATCTCCCTAACGATCGGGTTTATATTTTAGATCAATTTCCTGAGGAATTAAAAGTTTATCCTTCTGTTTTTCAAGATTTTGAAAATGATACTTTTAATAGTTTGAGTCAATTGCATGTCAGACTAAAAAAATACTCTCAACTACATTTAATATTTTCGGAAGAAAAGCAACCACAAGGTATGCTAAGGGGATTTAAGAAATTTGAAAATTATACAGACATACCACTTCATATACATTATTCTACAGAGGACGTAAGTGTAAAGTCAGGACATGCCTATCTGGTTATTGATGATAGGGATTTGTTTAAACTATTGAAATTAGCCAAAGATTCAGGGTTGAAAATTGGTAAGGAGATTGGCATTATTTCTTATAACGATACTCTTTATAAAGAACTTATTGAAGGTGGAATAACAACAATCACAACCGATTTTTCTGAAATGGGCAAAACTCTTGCCCATATGATAAAATCAAATTCAAAAGAGAAAGTAATTAATCCAAATACTCTAAAAATTAGAAATTCATTGTAA